Proteins co-encoded in one Hyla sarda isolate aHylSar1 chromosome 4, aHylSar1.hap1, whole genome shotgun sequence genomic window:
- the LOC130367386 gene encoding uncharacterized protein LOC130367386, translating into MLNWNCLHICNHEQQHIDNPVSKGLTSETRRYKNWTIKPLALSRRRKPSAFRNASIGLWTIEDTVVTSLRSKSPPPDSPNSERAELNGIKGLHSHFFQPLEYPQGEPTASSIFLYNTHTESVIQLLNRKITPSAYHISHSNHHRSHQRDRSFKGEHFLTPPTVSSIPSGSFPPPTAASVQTCILRRGRGDEEPCTSSLLLLWLHSLMPTCVLREGKMRGAWLISLMQTCVLRALTSLPPALTSETLHIPKMGVKEAAQSRKKGTEKKKALTHCSQPNPNMADAVDDSKRSNAELQNFLAHKQNQELFNM; encoded by the exons ATGCTGAATTGGAACTGTTTGCATATCTGTAACCACGAGCAACAACACATTGATAATCCGGTCAGTAAGGGGTTAACATCGGAGACACGCCGCTACAAGAACTGGACCATCAAGCCACTAGCTCTATCCAGACGAAGGAAGCCGTCAGCCTTCCGAAACGCGTCGATAGGTTTGTGGACCATAGAGGataccgtagtgacgtcactcagaTCCAAATCACCTCCACCTGATTCACCTAACAGCGAGCGTGCAG agTTGAACGGTATAAAGGGGCTTCATTCGCATTTTTTTCAACCTCTGGAGTACCCTCAGGGAGAGCCCACAGCATCAAGCATTTTCCTCTACAATACCCATACAGAATCAGTAATACAGCTCTTGAACAG GAAAATCACCCCTTCAGCTTACCACATCAGCCATTCAAACCACCATCGCTCGCACCAGCGCGACCGATCATTTAAAG GTGAGCACTTCCTCACACCACCTACAGTTTCATCCATACCATCAGGATCCTTCCCTCCTCCTACAGCAGCATCAG tgcagacctgcatcctcagaagggggaggggagatgaggagccctGTACGTCCTCTCTCCTCCTGCTCTGGCTTCATTCTCTCATGCCGACCTGCGTCCTCCGCGAGGGGaagatgaggggggcgtggcttatttctctcatgcagacgtgTGTTCTCCGGGCTCTCacttcgctccccccagctctaaCTTCGGAAACCTTACATATTCCTAAGATGGGCGTGAAAGAGGCCGCCCAGTCACGGAAAaaaggaacagagaaaaaaaaggccCTGACGCATTGttcacagcctaatcctaacatggccgatGCCGTGGacgacagtaagagatccaacgctgaactacagaacttcctggcccacaaacag AACCAGGAGCTTTTCAATATGTGA